In Paenibacillus kyungheensis, the following are encoded in one genomic region:
- the dxs gene encoding 1-deoxy-D-xylulose-5-phosphate synthase: MLLPQIHQPSDLKDLTTEQLADLAGEIRQFLIEKLSATGGHLASNLGVVELTLALHYLYDSPKDKMIFDVGHQAYVHKVLTGRMDRFDTLRKYKGLCGFVKRNESEHDVWEAGHSSTSLSAAMGMALARDFKKEDNKVIAIIGDGALTGGMAFEALNHIGHEQRKLTVILNDNEMSIAPNVGAMHKYLGKIRSDKNYLRAKDEMESLIKKIPAIGDKIAKTAEKLKDTLKYAMVSGVLFEELGFTYLGPVDGHDIPKLLETLQQADNVEGPVMIHVVTIKGKGYLPAEADSYKWHGITPYKIESGQVLKAAGGHPMYTEVFGQTLIELAEQDERIVAVTPAMPGGSGLFPFAARFPDRMIDVGIAEQHAATMCAALAMEGMKPVYAVYSTFMQRAYDQIVHDICRHNANVMFAIDRAGFVGADGETHQGVYDIAFMRHIPNMVIMMPKDENELRHMMKTALDYNEGPIAYRYPRINGLGVPLDQVLTAIPIGQWETVREGEGYAILGSGPMVQLGLEVADELKRDGMNVSVVNARFMKPLDEQLLLDLAAKGTRMLVVEEASQAGSMGSAVLEFYASKGLHDVAVGIMGVPDEFIEHGSIKDQQREAGLTTENIATALKALAPGEAITFHKNSV, from the coding sequence AAAATTGTCAGCAACTGGCGGGCACCTTGCTTCTAATCTGGGTGTAGTGGAGCTCACCCTGGCACTTCATTATTTGTATGATAGTCCAAAAGACAAAATGATTTTTGATGTTGGACATCAAGCGTATGTGCACAAAGTATTGACAGGACGGATGGATCGTTTTGATACATTGCGTAAATATAAAGGATTGTGCGGATTTGTCAAACGGAATGAAAGTGAACATGACGTATGGGAAGCCGGACATAGCAGTACTTCTTTATCTGCGGCTATGGGTATGGCACTTGCACGTGATTTCAAAAAAGAAGATAACAAAGTTATCGCGATTATCGGTGACGGTGCGTTAACAGGCGGTATGGCATTTGAAGCATTGAACCATATCGGTCATGAGCAACGTAAATTGACAGTTATTTTAAATGATAACGAAATGTCGATTGCTCCAAACGTAGGCGCAATGCACAAATATCTAGGCAAAATTCGCTCGGATAAAAATTATTTGCGTGCTAAAGATGAAATGGAATCATTGATCAAAAAGATTCCAGCAATCGGTGATAAAATTGCCAAAACGGCTGAAAAGCTTAAAGATACGCTGAAATATGCTATGGTATCGGGTGTACTATTTGAAGAATTAGGATTCACTTATCTAGGACCTGTCGATGGTCATGATATTCCTAAATTGTTGGAAACGTTGCAACAAGCGGATAATGTAGAAGGTCCGGTAATGATCCATGTAGTAACGATCAAAGGTAAAGGATACCTACCAGCAGAAGCGGATTCCTACAAATGGCATGGAATTACGCCATACAAAATTGAATCCGGTCAAGTACTCAAAGCAGCAGGCGGTCATCCGATGTATACTGAAGTATTCGGTCAGACATTGATCGAACTTGCAGAGCAAGATGAGCGTATTGTAGCAGTGACACCGGCGATGCCGGGTGGTTCAGGATTGTTCCCATTTGCAGCGCGTTTCCCTGATCGTATGATTGATGTAGGGATCGCAGAGCAACATGCAGCTACGATGTGTGCGGCGCTTGCAATGGAAGGCATGAAACCTGTCTATGCGGTATATTCTACATTTATGCAGCGTGCGTATGATCAGATTGTGCATGATATTTGCCGTCACAATGCAAATGTAATGTTTGCCATTGATCGTGCTGGCTTTGTCGGTGCAGATGGAGAGACTCACCAAGGGGTATATGATATCGCATTTATGCGTCATATCCCGAATATGGTTATTATGATGCCGAAGGATGAGAATGAACTTCGTCATATGATGAAAACAGCTCTTGATTACAATGAAGGCCCTATCGCTTACCGTTATCCACGTATTAACGGCTTAGGTGTTCCTTTGGATCAAGTGTTAACAGCTATTCCTATCGGACAATGGGAAACGGTACGTGAAGGGGAAGGTTACGCAATTCTAGGTTCTGGGCCGATGGTTCAGCTTGGATTGGAAGTAGCCGATGAACTGAAACGTGACGGTATGAACGTGTCGGTAGTGAATGCGCGCTTTATGAAGCCGTTAGATGAGCAATTGTTGCTTGATCTAGCTGCAAAAGGTACACGTATGCTTGTTGTCGAAGAAGCTTCCCAAGCAGGTAGTATGGGTAGTGCTGTGCTTGAGTTTTATGCTTCAAAAGGATTACACGATGTTGCTGTAGGCATCATGGGTGTACCGGATGAATTTATCGAACATGGCAGTATCAAAGACCAACAACGTGAAGCAGGATTAACTACTGAAAATATCGCTACTGCTCTCAAAGCGCTTGCGCCAGGCGAAGCGATTACATTTCACAAAAACTCAGTCTAA
- the recN gene encoding DNA repair protein RecN: protein MLVMLSIKNLAVVEEIDVYFHKGFHVLSGETGAGKSIIIDALGLIAGSRGSAELVRYGNDKAEMEALFELRGDHPVWDTMSRLGIQGTAEEHLVIRREVTASGKSTARINGQLVNLTMLREIGEQLVNIHGQHEHQSLMKPERHLSLLDTFGFADINPVKIQYQQQYADYAKVERELRDLQETSQKTYQMLDLYRFQLEEIASAELEVGEDDLLQEERLRLSHSEKMMEAIVGGYHSINGDGGMGSVTVAISQLEDVARYDSKALDPILEQLQSAFYQLEDAAYQLRSYRENIEFNPGRLEEVETRLNQISGLRRKYGDNVEEILTYYEKIQHETDLLENKDERLAEMTERRDRLRDKLLQTGEKLSKIRRKAADELANQVEAELKHLQMERTSLRVNMDYIDDPNGAEWNGRTIRVTRQGIDNAEFLISPNPGEPLRPLGKIASGGELSRIMLALKSIFARHDQVPVLVFDEVDTGVSGRAAQSIAEKLFKLSADCQVFSITHLPQVACMADHQYLIEKHIIGDRTATRVTSLHEDGRVGELARMLGGVEITEKTNHHAHEMLKLAEARKDSSTYAVH from the coding sequence ATGCTAGTTATGCTGAGCATTAAAAACCTGGCTGTTGTTGAAGAAATCGACGTTTATTTTCATAAAGGATTCCATGTACTGAGCGGTGAGACAGGTGCAGGTAAATCAATTATTATTGATGCATTAGGTCTGATTGCAGGTAGTCGAGGTTCAGCGGAATTGGTACGTTACGGAAATGATAAAGCTGAGATGGAAGCGTTATTCGAGCTACGTGGAGATCACCCGGTATGGGATACGATGTCACGGCTTGGCATTCAGGGAACCGCAGAAGAACATCTAGTCATTCGCCGTGAAGTGACAGCGAGTGGTAAGAGTACTGCGCGTATTAATGGACAGTTAGTGAATCTGACAATGTTGCGTGAGATCGGTGAGCAACTGGTCAATATTCATGGACAGCATGAGCACCAATCTTTGATGAAGCCAGAACGTCATCTGAGCTTGCTAGATACATTCGGATTTGCAGATATCAATCCAGTAAAAATTCAATATCAACAACAATATGCAGACTATGCCAAAGTAGAACGTGAATTACGTGATCTACAAGAAACCAGTCAGAAAACATATCAAATGCTAGACCTATACCGTTTCCAACTTGAAGAAATTGCGTCAGCAGAACTTGAAGTAGGAGAAGATGATCTATTACAAGAAGAACGTCTACGTCTATCTCATAGTGAAAAAATGATGGAAGCCATCGTAGGTGGATATCATTCGATCAATGGTGACGGCGGCATGGGTTCTGTAACGGTCGCTATTTCACAGCTAGAAGATGTAGCTCGTTACGATTCCAAAGCATTAGACCCAATTCTAGAGCAGTTACAATCGGCTTTTTATCAGTTGGAAGATGCTGCTTATCAATTGCGTAGTTATCGCGAAAATATTGAATTTAATCCAGGTCGTCTGGAAGAAGTAGAGACTCGTCTGAATCAGATCTCTGGTCTGCGTCGCAAGTACGGAGACAATGTAGAAGAAATTCTAACGTACTATGAGAAAATTCAACATGAGACCGATCTACTTGAGAATAAAGACGAACGTCTGGCTGAAATGACAGAACGTCGTGATCGGTTACGTGATAAGTTGCTTCAGACCGGTGAGAAATTAAGTAAGATTCGCCGTAAAGCAGCAGATGAACTGGCTAATCAAGTCGAAGCAGAGCTTAAACATTTGCAAATGGAACGTACTTCACTACGTGTCAATATGGATTATATTGATGATCCTAATGGAGCAGAGTGGAATGGACGAACAATTCGCGTTACCCGTCAAGGGATCGATAATGCAGAATTCCTGATCTCTCCTAACCCGGGTGAACCTTTACGTCCACTGGGTAAAATTGCTTCCGGTGGTGAGTTGTCACGTATTATGCTTGCACTGAAAAGTATCTTTGCTCGTCATGATCAAGTCCCTGTACTGGTATTCGATGAAGTGGATACAGGGGTGAGTGGTCGGGCAGCTCAGTCGATCGCAGAGAAATTGTTCAAATTATCTGCTGATTGTCAGGTATTCTCGATTACTCACTTACCGCAAGTAGCTTGTATGGCAGATCATCAATACCTGATCGAAAAGCATATTATTGGAGATCGCACAGCGACTCGTGTAACTTCGCTTCATGAAGATGGACGTGTCGGTGAACTTGCTCGTATGCTAGGTGGAGTAGAGATTACCGAAAAAACGAATCATCATGCTCATGAAATGTTGAAGCTTGCTGAAGCGCGTAAAGATAGCTCTACGTATGCAGTACACTAA
- the ahrC gene encoding transcriptional regulator AhrC/ArgR translates to MKGQRHIKIREIITHQDIETQDDLVEALRNAGFQVTQATVSRDIKELLLIKIPTDDGRYKYSLPTDQRYNPVQKLKRALVDNFLQVDFTTNLVVMKFLPGTANSIAALIDNMEWPQIMGTISGDDTLLIICRQPEDSQQVIDQIMSFIS, encoded by the coding sequence ATGAAGGGACAACGACATATCAAAATACGGGAGATTATCACCCATCAAGATATCGAAACTCAAGACGATCTAGTCGAAGCATTGCGTAATGCAGGCTTTCAAGTAACACAAGCAACCGTATCACGGGATATTAAAGAACTATTACTAATCAAAATTCCAACGGATGACGGAAGGTATAAATATTCATTACCAACGGATCAACGTTATAACCCGGTGCAGAAGTTAAAGCGTGCATTGGTGGACAATTTCTTGCAAGTAGATTTTACAACTAATCTGGTGGTTATGAAGTTCTTACCAGGTACAGCGAATTCAATCGCAGCGCTTATCGACAATATGGAATGGCCTCAGATTATGGGAACTATTTCAGGAGACGATACGCTACTGATTATTTGCCGTCAACCGGAAGACAGCCAACAGGTGATTGATCAAATTATGAGCTTTATCTCATAA
- a CDS encoding TlyA family RNA methyltransferase produces the protein MASDKERIDVLLVEQGYYESREKAKAAIMAGLVYAGTERLEKPGMKIARDTDLNVKGSVHPYVSRGGLKLEKALKHFEIPMTGRTMLDIGSSTGGFTDCALQHGAEYVYAIDVGYNQLDWSLRNHPQVQVMERTNFRYMTPDQLEGPRPNFASIDVSFISLRLMLPPLKDLLDRPADIAALIKPQFEAGREKVGKTGVVRDPKIHEEVLLHVLTFAREIGYVLKGVTFSPITGGEGNIEFLAHWYLPSGEGDDTAEQLDVIDIPALASQTALEAAHTFRGGSAKK, from the coding sequence ATGGCAAGTGATAAAGAACGAATTGACGTCTTACTCGTCGAACAAGGCTACTACGAGAGTCGTGAGAAAGCCAAAGCAGCCATTATGGCTGGATTAGTCTATGCAGGCACAGAACGTCTGGAGAAGCCCGGCATGAAGATCGCTCGGGATACAGATCTCAATGTCAAAGGTTCTGTTCATCCATATGTAAGTCGTGGCGGATTGAAGCTAGAGAAAGCACTCAAACATTTTGAAATCCCGATGACAGGACGAACGATGCTTGATATTGGTTCTTCAACAGGAGGATTTACCGACTGTGCATTACAGCATGGAGCCGAATATGTATATGCGATTGATGTTGGTTACAACCAGCTTGATTGGTCACTTCGGAACCATCCACAAGTACAGGTGATGGAGCGGACGAACTTCCGTTATATGACACCGGATCAACTGGAAGGGCCACGTCCTAATTTTGCAAGTATCGATGTATCCTTTATCTCGTTACGATTGATGTTACCACCACTCAAAGACTTGCTAGATCGTCCTGCTGATATTGCAGCACTGATTAAGCCTCAATTTGAAGCTGGTCGTGAAAAAGTGGGCAAAACAGGCGTTGTACGTGATCCGAAGATTCATGAAGAAGTATTGCTACATGTGCTTACTTTTGCCAGAGAAATCGGATACGTATTGAAAGGTGTTACTTTTTCACCGATTACCGGGGGAGAAGGGAATATTGAATTTCTAGCTCACTGGTATCTGCCTTCCGGTGAAGGAGACGATACTGCCGAGCAACTGGATGTTATCGATATTCCTGCACTTGCTTCGCAGACCGCACTTGAAGCGGCTCATACGTTTCGCGGGGGTTCTGCTAAAAAGTAA